A segment of the Flavobacterium azooxidireducens genome:
TTTGTTCCATTATTTAAAACTAATTTACCATTATTATAAATTCCGTATACTTTTCCAATCATTTTTTCGCCTAAAAAGGCTGAATTTTTTGATTTTGAAAGAATATTTTCTTTCGTAAAAGTCCATTCTGATGTAGGATTAAAAAAAGTTAAATCTACAGATGAACCTTCTGTTATGGAAGAATTTTCGATGCCAAAAGTTCCTTTTCCATTGGTTAATTTAGAAATAATCACATCCATGGGAAGTACATTTAATAAAGCTCCAAAAGCACTTTCTAAGCCAATGGTTCCGTTTTTGGCCAAATCATACTCCATTTTTTTATGCTCAATATCAATCGGATTATGGTCGGAAGTAATCATATCAATCGTTCCGTCTAAAACACCTTGCACTAATGCTTTTCTGGTTTTTTCATCTCGCAAGGGTGGACTCACTTTCAAACGTGTGTCAAATTCACTTAATTTTTCATCCGTTAAAACCAAATGATGAACCGCTACACTGCACGAAACTTGTAAACCTTTGGCTTTTGCCTCTTTTATTAATTCCACGGATTTTGCAGTAGAAATCGTTGGAATATGTAATTTACCTCCCGTATATTCTAATAAAAATAAATTTCGGGCAATCACTAATTCTTCTGCTAAAGTTGGGATTCCTTTTAATCCTAAACGAGTGGAAACGGCACCTTCGTGAGCTACACCATTTCCTTTTATTTTTTCATCTTGCGAAAAAGCAATGACTAACCCATCAAAATCTTGCACATATTGCAATCCGATTTTGAGCAAATTGGCATTGGCAATATTTTTTCCATAATCACCAAAAGCAACTGCTCCGGCATTTTTCATGTCAAATAATTCAGCTAAATCATTTCCTTCAGAACTTTTGGTTAACGCTCCAATTGGAAATAAATTTACTGCGTTATCTCTGGCTTTTTCCTTTACAAATCGAACTTGCGACTGATTATCAATCACCGGAAACGAGTTAGGTTGCAAAGCAATAGTTGTAAAACCGCTTTTTGCCGCCACCGATAATCCGTTAGCAATGGTTTCACGGTCTTCAAAACCAGGTTCGCCAAGGGAAACTGAGCTTTCAAACCATCCTTTGGATATGTGTAGATTTTCTAAACTAATTTCTTCAAAATCTTTTTCAGAGGGTAAGTTCAAACCAATTTTTTCAATGGTTTTGCCCACAATTTTCAGGTCGGTTTTTTGGTTGTGATGCACACCGTTTGGATCGATGATAGTTGCATTTCGGATGATTAAATTCATTTCACAAATTTTTGAATGAGTATTTCCAGTACCACAAATAATAACGCAAGGATCACAAACCATTTCCAAATCGTATTGTCAGTTCGGTTGGTTTGCAAAGCATCAAAAACAGATTCAATTGAATTACCGTTTTCGTAAGATTCTAATAAATTTGAATTGTCCAAACGCAAATCACTTTCGGTTCGGGAATAATTAAAACTTATATTTTTTATAATTGTATTGTCTTTTAAAGCATTGTAATTTCCGGCTTGACTTGGACTTTCCGAAAAGGTAAGTTTTACTTTATTATTCAGAATTTGTTGTTGCGGAATAAATTTTTCACTCTTCTCATCAGTAACCGAAACCACAGAAATAATTTCATCTTTTGCCAAAAGTTGGTCAATAGTGATTGGCGAAGATGTGCCAACCGTTAACGCATTGATTCCTGATTTTGCACTTTGAAAAGCCATGTTGTAAAAAGTGGGAACAATTAAAGGAGAATTTTTAAAATTAGAATTATCCTTGTTGATTGGTGCCGAAAAAACATAAAAACTACCCAACGAATTGGAAACTATCGTTAAAAATGGACTTTGATCTTCATACATCAAAATAGAAGGATAAGCACTTTTTAAAGCGAAATTTGTTTTAGTATTTGGATATTGAAAATTCGCAACTTTCTTTTCAAAAACACCATTATAAAGTGGATGAGAAAATGAAATGGTAGTAATTTGTGCTTCTTTTTTAAGTAATTCATTTACAGAAAATGTTCCAAAATTTCTAAGCAAACTGTTTATATTCGCCACATTGTTTTCTTCTGAAGGAATAAAAATAATATTTCCGCCTTTATCATAAAACGCTTTTAATGTGGTTTGAAGAGCTTGTGGAATTTCTGTTATTTCATTGATAATAATCGCATCTTGTTTATCCAATACATTGTAATCCAACGATTTTAACTCAAATTGAGAAAAGACAAATTCATTCTCAGTATAAATTTTAGTCAGAAATTGATTTTTATCCGGATTACCAATGGCTAAAACATTCGCTTTTTCCGGTTTAGAAATGCTGAAATAATAATAATTGTCATAATTCAATCCTGGTTCGTCTATAAAAACATAACCATTGAAATCAGCTTTTGGAATGGTGAAAAACAGATCTTTTTCTGATTGATTGAACTTTACTTGTGTTTTGGCAATCAGTTGTTTTTGGTTGTAGATAGCTACGGGGATTTCTTGTTCAGATTGTCCAAACGATTTTAATTTTACACCAATTTCATAAAAATTATCCAAGGTTTGTTGAAGATAAACACTATCAACCGACACATTATTTTTTTGTTCCGATTTTGGTAGTATGAAAATAGGATTAATCGTTTCATCAATTGGTTTTAACTGATTTGCTTGCAAATTGATAGCGTCAGTAATCACCATAACATCTTTATTAAAAGGCGTTTTTCTCGATTTAATTTTCGTTAAACTCTGATCTAATTGAAAACTTGTGGCACTGTAATCCAAATTCATCAATTCTTTTTGAATCGATTTAATATCCGTATTCCAATATACATCATCATTGGTAAGCAGCGAAAAAGTTGTGTTTTCTGGTGTGTTTTCTAATAATTCCTGAACAGCTCTTTTGAGTAATTCGCCTTGTTTTCCTTTGGCTTGCATGCTAAACGAATTGTCTACAACTAGGTATAATTCATTCGTAACGCCTTTACTGTCTTTGGCTTTAAAAAAAGGTTGGGCAAAAGTAAAAATCAACGCTGTTAAAAGTAACAATCGTGTTAATAACAACAACCATTTTTTAAGTTGAGAGCTTTTTCGGGTTTGAATGGAAAGTTCTTTCAGGAATTTTACATTGGTGAAATATTCCTTTTTAAATCGTCTGAGTTGAAATAAATGGACTAAAATTGGCAACACCAATAAAAAGAGGAAATACAGAATTTCAGGATGTTTAAACTGCATTAATTGAAAGTTTGTCAAAGATAGCTTTTATATTTTAATAGCACAAATTGAAAGTGTTAATCAAAAGCGAAAGGTTTGGATGGGAAAAAGACTTATTTTTTCTTCCTTTTTTCATCTCTTTTTCGTTCTACACCTCTGTTTCTGGATTCGGTTTTTCTCGGAGTTCGTTTTCCGGGACCACCAAGATTTACTTTTTTATTTTTATCTTTTTTATCGTGAAATGCTTCGCCACCTTCTTTCTTTGGACGTTTCAAAAGCACTTTCATTTTTCTTTTTTCTTTTTCGAATTCAAGTACTTTTTCTTCAATTTCGATGTTAGGAAGTGGTAAAAATTCAATTTCCTTTTCCATTAAAATTTCGGCTTCAATTTGAATTTCTTCTTCTCTCGGACTCACAAAACTCACAGCGACACCGGTTTTATCGGCACGACCGGTTCGACCAATTCTGTGTACATATTGTTCCGGAACTTCAGGGAATTCCATATTGACAACATGCGTAATATCGGAAATGTCCAAACCACGAGCCATCACATCTGTTGTTACAATTCCTCGTATTTCTCCTGCTTGAAACGAAGCCATCGTATTCAAACGATAATTTTGCGATTTGTTTGAGTGAATTAAACCAAATTGATCCGGAAATTCTTCTTCCAAAGCGACAGAAACTAAATCAGCAGTTTTTTTATTGTTGATGAAAATCAGCAATCGCGACATACTTTCATCGGATTGTAGAAGTTCTTTTAGTAAATTTAATTTGGTTAGAAAATTCGGTACTTTATAACCAATTTGCGTAATTTGTTCTAAAGGAGTTCCCGATGGAGCCAACGAAACTTCAACCGGAAAATCAAAATATTCATCCAACATATCATCCACTTCATCCGTCATCGTAGCCGAAAAAAGAATATTTTGTCTTTTTGATTTTAACATCGTTAGGATGGAAGTAACCTGAAAACGGAAACCTAAGTTTAGCATTTCATCAAATTCATCAATCACTAATTTCTGAATTTCATCAAAACGAATTACATTATCCAAAGCCAAATCCATTACACGTCCTGGTGTTCCCACTAAAATATCCACACCTTGGTAAACCGCTGTTTTTTGTGTGTTGATGTTCACACCGCCATAAACACCTAAGGTTCGAACGGACATATATTGGGTCAATTTTACGACTTCTTCAGCAACTTGAACCACTAATTCACGAGTTGGAACTAAAATCAAAACACGTGGTGTGTGGGTATTTTGAAATTTCCAATGTTTTAAAATCGGTAATAAGTAAGCAAAAGTCTTTCCGGTTCCGGTTTGAGCAATTCCCATCATATCGCGACCGGATAAAATAACCGGCATCGATTTAATTTGAATAGGAGTAGGGTTCGTAAAACCTAGTTCATCAATTGCTTTTTGCAATGATTTAGGTAAATCAAAATCCAGAAAAGTAGACATAAAAAAGATAATTTTTGCAAAGGTACGGAATTTTAAATCAATGCCTAAAACAGATTAAAATCCTTCAAAAACACCTAATCCAAAGAGAGCAAAATCATATTTTACAGGATCACTTTTGTCTAAATTTTGTAAGTTGGAATCTAACTCAAAAAGTGCTTTTGCGTCGTTTTGCTTTCGCGTAAGCAAACCTAATTTTCGAGCTACATTTCCGGAATGAACATCGAGCGGACACGAAAGTTGCGATGGTGAAATGGAGTTCCAAATACCTAAATCAACTCCTGCATTGTCGTTTCTTACCATCCATCTCAAAAACATATTGATTCGTTTTGCGGCCGAATTATTCATTGGATCAGAAACATGTTTTTGGGTTCGATAGTTATGTTCAATTTCAAAAAATACGGATTTGAAAATGGAAATATTTTGTTGTAATGTGTTGTTTTTGATGTTTTTACTAAAAACACTTTCCAAGCCATTG
Coding sequences within it:
- a CDS encoding TIGR02757 family protein; the protein is MNQAELKEFLDEKVQLYNHPNFIESDPIQIPHLYTLKEDIEIAGFLAATISWGNRKMIINNSKKLMSKLGNSPHDFVINHNESDLEKLNDFVHRTFNGTDCISFIKALKNIYQNHNGLESVFSKNIKNNTLQQNISIFKSVFFEIEHNYRTQKHVSDPMNNSAAKRINMFLRWMVRNDNAGVDLGIWNSISPSQLSCPLDVHSGNVARKLGLLTRKQNDAKALFELDSNLQNLDKSDPVKYDFALFGLGVFEGF
- a CDS encoding DEAD/DEAH box helicase translates to MSTFLDFDLPKSLQKAIDELGFTNPTPIQIKSMPVILSGRDMMGIAQTGTGKTFAYLLPILKHWKFQNTHTPRVLILVPTRELVVQVAEEVVKLTQYMSVRTLGVYGGVNINTQKTAVYQGVDILVGTPGRVMDLALDNVIRFDEIQKLVIDEFDEMLNLGFRFQVTSILTMLKSKRQNILFSATMTDEVDDMLDEYFDFPVEVSLAPSGTPLEQITQIGYKVPNFLTKLNLLKELLQSDESMSRLLIFINNKKTADLVSVALEEEFPDQFGLIHSNKSQNYRLNTMASFQAGEIRGIVTTDVMARGLDISDITHVVNMEFPEVPEQYVHRIGRTGRADKTGVAVSFVSPREEEIQIEAEILMEKEIEFLPLPNIEIEEKVLEFEKEKRKMKVLLKRPKKEGGEAFHDKKDKNKKVNLGGPGKRTPRKTESRNRGVERKRDEKRKKK
- a CDS encoding dihydroorotase: MNLIIRNATIIDPNGVHHNQKTDLKIVGKTIEKIGLNLPSEKDFEEISLENLHISKGWFESSVSLGEPGFEDRETIANGLSVAAKSGFTTIALQPNSFPVIDNQSQVRFVKEKARDNAVNLFPIGALTKSSEGNDLAELFDMKNAGAVAFGDYGKNIANANLLKIGLQYVQDFDGLVIAFSQDEKIKGNGVAHEGAVSTRLGLKGIPTLAEELVIARNLFLLEYTGGKLHIPTISTAKSVELIKEAKAKGLQVSCSVAVHHLVLTDEKLSEFDTRLKVSPPLRDEKTRKALVQGVLDGTIDMITSDHNPIDIEHKKMEYDLAKNGTIGLESAFGALLNVLPMDVIISKLTNGKGTFGIENSSITEGSSVDLTFFNPTSEWTFTKENILSKSKNSAFLGEKMIGKVYGIYNNGKLVLNNGTK
- a CDS encoding vWA domain-containing protein, which translates into the protein MQFKHPEILYFLFLLVLPILVHLFQLRRFKKEYFTNVKFLKELSIQTRKSSQLKKWLLLLTRLLLLTALIFTFAQPFFKAKDSKGVTNELYLVVDNSFSMQAKGKQGELLKRAVQELLENTPENTTFSLLTNDDVYWNTDIKSIQKELMNLDYSATSFQLDQSLTKIKSRKTPFNKDVMVITDAINLQANQLKPIDETINPIFILPKSEQKNNVSVDSVYLQQTLDNFYEIGVKLKSFGQSEQEIPVAIYNQKQLIAKTQVKFNQSEKDLFFTIPKADFNGYVFIDEPGLNYDNYYYFSISKPEKANVLAIGNPDKNQFLTKIYTENEFVFSQFELKSLDYNVLDKQDAIIINEITEIPQALQTTLKAFYDKGGNIIFIPSEENNVANINSLLRNFGTFSVNELLKKEAQITTISFSHPLYNGVFEKKVANFQYPNTKTNFALKSAYPSILMYEDQSPFLTIVSNSLGSFYVFSAPINKDNSNFKNSPLIVPTFYNMAFQSAKSGINALTVGTSSPITIDQLLAKDEIISVVSVTDEKSEKFIPQQQILNNKVKLTFSESPSQAGNYNALKDNTIIKNISFNYSRTESDLRLDNSNLLESYENGNSIESVFDALQTNRTDNTIWKWFVILALLFVVLEILIQKFVK